The following proteins come from a genomic window of Selenomonadales bacterium:
- a CDS encoding C_GCAxxG_C_C family protein, producing MDWVKFLEEECVMEKTQVVVTAREKAEGYFRRGEFFCSEAVVHAINELLGWPLPKEVTKLASAFPIGIGKSKCLCGAISGGAMALGMAYGRNHGEPMHERMFPVAAGLHDHVKALYGSTCCRVIIKDYDFASAERKAHCVKITGEVTAWVAEQLLDDPEVALRVQATPHPQA from the coding sequence ATGGACTGGGTCAAATTCTTGGAGGAGGAATGTGTAATGGAAAAAACTCAAGTGGTCGTTACGGCAAGAGAAAAGGCAGAAGGGTATTTTCGGCGGGGCGAGTTCTTCTGTTCCGAAGCAGTGGTGCACGCTATCAACGAACTTTTGGGTTGGCCACTGCCAAAGGAAGTGACCAAGTTAGCATCTGCGTTCCCGATTGGGATAGGCAAGTCTAAGTGCTTATGCGGTGCCATCAGCGGCGGAGCGATGGCACTAGGCATGGCCTATGGCCGCAACCACGGCGAGCCTATGCACGAGCGCATGTTTCCGGTTGCGGCTGGGTTGCATGACCACGTTAAAGCGCTCTACGGCAGCACTTGCTGTAGAGTGATTATCAAAGACTATGACTTTGCGAGCGCTGAGCGCAAAGCGCATTGTGTCAAGATTACGGGTGAGGTTACCGCTTGGGTCGCCGAGCAGTTGTTAGACGACCCTGAAGTCGCGCTGCGCGTGCAAGCTACGCCACATCCACAGGCGTAG